A single region of the Methanobacterium sp. genome encodes:
- a CDS encoding cysteine desulfurase family protein, whose protein sequence is MFDKYTYLDNSSMTRIDDAVFEEMKKYFLEKYAVATSDFGYSMGVEAREALEKSRETIARAFGASKEEFIFTSGSAESSNMALKGVALALGDKKGKHIIISKIEDFPVLNSAKSLEKQGFKVSYLDVDEYGLVDPEILKDTITDETILVSIQHANQEIGTLQDIEAIGKICNEKGVIFHTDATHTFTKIPIDVNKVHVDLISAEAYTLHGPNGIGGIYIRKGTRIAKWLDGGFQEFNKRGGVENVPGAVGFAKAVELVTKEENKRIQGIRDHLIDRILDEVPQSILNGHRTKRIPQNANITFQYVEGESITLHLDMRGFAVSTGSSCFSRTLEASHVIMAASGDSERAHGSIRFTFGRFNTMEDADAVADAVVNVVENLRKISPLGRQ, encoded by the coding sequence ATGTTCGATAAATATACATACCTTGATAATTCATCAATGACACGGATCGATGATGCTGTCTTTGAAGAGATGAAAAAATATTTCCTGGAGAAATATGCCGTTGCAACTTCTGATTTTGGATATTCTATGGGCGTTGAAGCTCGAGAAGCGCTGGAAAAGAGCAGAGAAACTATTGCAAGAGCTTTTGGAGCATCAAAAGAAGAATTTATTTTCACTTCAGGCAGTGCAGAATCCAGTAACATGGCACTAAAAGGAGTGGCTCTTGCTCTTGGCGACAAAAAAGGTAAACATATCATAATATCTAAAATTGAAGACTTTCCCGTTTTAAACAGCGCCAAATCACTGGAAAAACAGGGTTTTAAAGTATCCTATCTGGATGTTGATGAATATGGACTTGTTGATCCAGAGATTTTAAAGGATACAATAACCGATGAAACCATTCTAGTTTCCATACAGCATGCAAACCAGGAAATTGGAACTTTACAAGATATTGAAGCAATTGGAAAGATTTGTAATGAAAAAGGAGTTATATTCCACACTGATGCTACACATACATTTACCAAAATACCTATTGATGTGAATAAAGTACATGTAGATTTGATTTCTGCCGAAGCATATACATTACACGGCCCTAATGGTATAGGGGGCATATACATCCGTAAGGGTACAAGGATTGCAAAATGGCTTGACGGCGGATTTCAGGAATTTAACAAACGAGGCGGAGTTGAAAATGTGCCGGGGGCTGTTGGTTTTGCAAAGGCTGTTGAATTAGTTACTAAAGAGGAAAATAAACGAATACAAGGGATTCGGGATCATTTAATTGATAGAATTCTGGATGAAGTGCCGCAATCTATTTTAAACGGTCATCGAACAAAGAGAATCCCCCAAAATGCCAATATTACTTTTCAGTATGTTGAAGGCGAGTCCATTACATTGCATCTTGATATGCGTGGTTTTGCAGTAAGCACAGGATCTTCCTGTTTTAGCCGTACATTAGAAGCAAGTCATGTGATAATGGCTGCAAGTGGAGATTCAGAGAGGGCACATGGATCCATAAGGTTTACTTTCGGGCGTTTTAATACTATGGAAGATGCGGATGCAGTAGCAGATGCCGTAGTTAATGTAGTGGAGAATTTAAGGAAAATAAGTCCGTTAGGCAGACAATAA
- a CDS encoding cyclase family protein yields the protein MKYITLSYMLEGNSPVHIGLKEPEIIPNSQISKGGGYNSFIINVENHSGTHIDAPGHFLEGGKIISDYKPDEFVFNNPLILEIPKKQNELITLEEISGLDLKSKDCIFFRTGFGKYRESDPETYLTFNPGIEPDLVYWIRKNYPEVRCIGIDCVSIYSFQRPEEEKKAHINAFMENKEFGKPLLLVEDMNFENIENPDSIEKVIVVPWQIKGIDSAPCTVIAKIKNK from the coding sequence ATGAAATACATCACACTTTCTTACATGCTTGAAGGAAATTCGCCGGTTCATATTGGCTTAAAAGAGCCTGAAATAATTCCTAACAGTCAAATTTCAAAAGGAGGAGGTTATAATAGTTTTATAATAAATGTTGAAAACCACAGCGGAACGCATATAGATGCTCCGGGCCATTTTTTGGAAGGGGGCAAAATAATATCTGATTATAAACCTGATGAGTTTGTTTTCAATAATCCATTAATTTTGGAAATTCCCAAAAAGCAAAATGAACTTATAACGCTTGAAGAAATATCTGGACTGGATTTAAAAAGTAAAGACTGCATATTTTTTCGCACAGGGTTTGGTAAGTATCGGGAAAGTGATCCTGAAACTTATTTAACTTTTAATCCTGGAATTGAACCCGATCTGGTTTACTGGATTAGAAAAAATTATCCTGAAGTTAGATGTATCGGAATAGATTGTGTTTCAATCTACAGTTTCCAGAGACCGGAAGAAGAAAAAAAAGCACATATAAACGCTTTTATGGAAAATAAAGAGTTTGGGAAACCACTACTTTTAGTTGAAGATATGAACTTTGAAAATATTGAAAATCCAGATTCAATTGAAAAAGTAATAGTTGTCCCATGGCAAATAAAGGGAATTGATAGTGCCCCTTGCACAGTGATCGCTAAGATAAAAAATAAATGA